GGGATCAGCGTATCGAAGAAGATTTCTTCAATAAACTGTCGCCCAAACTGAAAGAACTCAGAGACGGCTATTTCTTCCTCGCCGGGATGTATGATAACAACACTGCCGAATTGATTATCACCGCCGATGGTCGTGTGAAAAACATAATTTTTGTGGAAGAGCTGATCGCTGCAGCTCCCGCCATCGCCGGATGGAAGTTTACTGCGCTGAAACAGCCCACGGATATGAAGGGATTCAATATAAACATGTCGGGGTACAACTTCACCACCGATAATATGTGGTTTTATGCGAATGAACTCCCCGGATATCCCGATGAAGTGGATGTAGTGGTAGTGCATAGCGATCTTGATGAAAACAATAAAGAAGCCATTGGCAATGGTATATTTATTTACCTCGATAATTACCTGGGAGAATTAGACTTCGCCACCAATATCGATAATATATCCGTTGTAAGTCGGAAAGATGCTGCCGGTGAGCTAATTCCCATTGAAAAACTCAAGGAATACCTTATCTGGCGGCAGAAGGAATTCGTAGAGAAGTATGAAGGGGTGAGAAGAGATACGGAAAATGACAGCTATGCTTCTTTCGAAGCAGAGCTGGAAAACGGCAGGCCCCTCATCGCTATCGCAAATACCGACCTCCTTAACTGGGACAGCACTCCCTCGCATCCCTGGATACTGCATATTGAAATCGGCTACAAAGGAGGCCAGAATGGAATGCCGGATGATAGTACTTATCAGCTGCTGAATGAGATAGAAGACCAGGTAACTGAAAAGCTGAAAGATGCAGAAGGCTACCTGAATATAGGCCGGCAAACGGCCGACGATACCCGTGATGTATTCTTTGCATGCAGGGAATTCAGATTACCCTCAAAAATAATGGATGCTATCCGGCAAAGATATGGCAACAGGGTCGCCATCGGCTACGATATATACCGCGATAAATACTGGCGGACGTTCGACCGGTTCAGAAGCTGACTGCTAGCGGATCTTCTTCTGGGCAATGCCTTCACTGCGCTGATCGTAGCCACGCTTGTTCCCGCCGAAAAAGGGGATAATAATGGCTACGATCAATACCACAGCAGTCACTACAATGATCAGTAGGCTGTACATTAACTTGCTGAAATTTTCAGGGGAAAGCAAATTGATATCCCAGATTCTCAGCAGAAAATAAGTCGCTACAAACAATACCAGGGCCGTGGCCAATACACCAATAACATATTTCATATCCGGGAATTTATATTTTTGATAAAATCTGTTTCTTTAGTGCATCAAACTCTTCCTGAGTAATGATCTGCTCTTTCAGCAGTATATTGAGTTTTTGCAGCTTCTGTACAAAGTCGCCTTCCTGCTCATTTTCTTTCAACACTTCTTCTTTCTTTGCTTCATACTGTTTCGCAATCTCAATGCCGGCACCCAGCTGTGCACCGATCCCCGCCAATCCGCCCGGATTCCTGGCCGCATCGCGAAGCGCCCGGAGCTTCTCCAGCTCAGTGTAGCTCAAACCTGCTTCCTGTGCCGCTTTATTCTGACTGGTAATATCAGCGATACCGCCAATCCGCGCAATCGTCTTTTCATCAAACTGAGTACCCAGTATCTTAAAATCATTAATTTCCAGCCCCAATGATTCGAAATCCTTGTTCAGTAAGCCCTGCAAGCCCGTTCCGATATTACTGAGCTGCGCATCAATATCCGTATAACTGTACTTCGATGAGGCAAGGAAAGTGGTGATTTCCTGAGGTAGTTTATTGACAATGATTTCACGGATATCCGCTGATTTC
The genomic region above belongs to Chitinophaga sp. 180180018-3 and contains:
- a CDS encoding DUF695 domain-containing protein, with amino-acid sequence MNFLKKLFQSPKSTVATTVVNTYEDFWNWFRQQEKDFFNIIKNRDQRIEEDFFNKLSPKLKELRDGYFFLAGMYDNNTAELIITADGRVKNIIFVEELIAAAPAIAGWKFTALKQPTDMKGFNINMSGYNFTTDNMWFYANELPGYPDEVDVVVVHSDLDENNKEAIGNGIFIYLDNYLGELDFATNIDNISVVSRKDAAGELIPIEKLKEYLIWRQKEFVEKYEGVRRDTENDSYASFEAELENGRPLIAIANTDLLNWDSTPSHPWILHIEIGYKGGQNGMPDDSTYQLLNEIEDQVTEKLKDAEGYLNIGRQTADDTRDVFFACREFRLPSKIMDAIRQRYGNRVAIGYDIYRDKYWRTFDRFRS
- a CDS encoding SPFH domain-containing protein — translated: MSFFNIFSNQLSEVIEWKNQDSEVLWYKHPSKRDEIMNASKLIVAPGQGCILVYEGKVENVLAEEGIYNLKTDNHPFLTTLSRLRQGFTSEHKVYIYFFRRALVVNQSWGTYNPVKYMDPRYEIPIELGANGTFAYRISNPEFFYNNIVANKDEVKSADIREIIVNKLPQEITTFLASSKYSYTDIDAQLSNIGTGLQGLLNKDFESLGLEINDFKILGTQFDEKTIARIGGIADITSQNKAAQEAGLSYTELEKLRALRDAARNPGGLAGIGAQLGAGIEIAKQYEAKKEEVLKENEQEGDFVQKLQKLNILLKEQIITQEEFDALKKQILSKI